A segment of the Echinicola strongylocentroti genome:
CGTTTATTTTATGCGTTCCAATTGGCTGAAGAAGAAGCTTCCTTCGATTTCGGCGTTTTCATCAGAGTCAGATCCGTGGACGGCGTTGGCTTCGATAGACTTGGCAAACAATTTTCTGATGGTTCCATCTGCTGCCTCAGCAGGGTTTGTGGCCCCGATAAGGGTTCTGAAGTCAGCTACAGCATTGTCTTTTTCGAGGATGGCAGCGATGATCGGACCAGAAGACATGTAATTGCACAGGTCATTGTAAAAAGGACGCTCTTTGTGCACGGCATAAAATTTACCTGCCAGCGCAGCGGAGAGTTGCGTAGCCTTCAAGGCCACTACCCTGAATCCAGCTTCTTCGATCATTTTTAGGATAGCACCTGAGTTGCCTTCAGCAAATGCGTCTGGCTTGATCATGGTGAAAGTTCTGTTACTTGCCATTTTGTTTGTTTTTGAAAATGATGGTTTATATTTGGCTGCAAAATTAGCGTTTTTACTGGAAACTCAGAATATTTACAATTATTTGTAGGTTATCTTATTCACTATAAGACGCTTATATAAATTTGGGATTTTTAAAAAATTATATAGACCTTTGCGTCTTGTGTACTGTAAAAAGTGCTACTAAAATATTGTAGATGCTAGATTTAGAGTCATTTCAAAAACTGCTGTCCTCACCGAAGAAGATCGTCATCACCACCCATCACAAGCCTGATGCCGACGCTTTGGGATCTTCATTGGGGATGTCAAATTACCTCAAGAAGAAAGGGCACGACGTGACGGTGATCACCCCTTCAGATTATCCTTCTTTCCTGTATTGGATGAAAGGAAACGATGATGTGGTGAACTTCGAGAGGGAAGGCTGTCAAAAAGAGGCCATTGAGTTGATCAATGCGGCTGAGATTATTATGTGCTTGGATTTTTCCTGTTTGAGCCGGATCAATGAACTAGGTAAGCTGGTCAAAGAAGCAGATGCCACTAAGGTGAACATTGATCATCACCAAGATCCTGAGGATTTTGCCGATTTCAGGTACTGGAGCACGGACGCTGCGGCTACCTGTGAGTTGGTTTATGATCTTATCGTGAAGATGGATGAAAAAGACCTTATAGACAGCGATATCGCTGATTGCTTGTATTCCGGGATCATGACCGATACAGGCGGGTTTAAGCACCCCAACACCACGAAGCACGTGCATATGGTCACAGCGGAGCTGATCGGTCTAGGTGCTGACAATTCCAAAATCTCCCGCTTGATATATGACACCAATTCTGTCAATCGCCTAAAATTTATCGGATTTGCGCTAAGCAGACGGCTGGTCATCCATACGGATCTGCATACGGCCTATTTTTGGATCAGCAAGCGCGACCTGAAAAAATACGATTCGCGGACAGGAGACACAGAAGGGCTGGTGAATTATGCACTTTCCTTGGACGGCATCAAAATCGCTGCTATGTTTACCGAGCGAAAAGACGGTGTGAAAATCTCCTTCCGATCGATCGAAAACGTGGCGGTAAATAAATTTGCTGCCAAGTATTTTGAAGGTGGAGGACATAGAAACGCCGCTGGGGGAAAATCCATGGACTCTCTCAAAGACACCATCGAAAGATTCGAGAAATTAATAAAAGAAAATCAAGAACGATTATTAAATCAACTAGAATTAGTCAATGAAACCGACAAGGTTTAATTAATCAATAAGTTAAAATAAATGATTAATTAAAATCTTCAAGGTTCCATGTGGCCATTGAAAACAATCAAACATCACATGAAAAACATTAAAAGTTTGATGTTGTCAGCCGGTATGGTGGCAGCATGCTTGGGGGTAATCTCTTGCCAAAAAACCAAAACTACCGAAGACGGTACCGAGTACACGTACATCGAGGAGGGTAGCGAAAAACCAGAAAACGGCCAGTTTATCATCTATGAATTTACTGCCAAAAACAGCAAGGACTCCATATTTATCTCCAGCATTGAGAATGGCGCACCCGCCTACATGATGCACAATGACTCCGTCAAGCGCTACGACACCACTAAGGTAAGACCAGGTATCGATGAGATCTTCTCCAGTATCCGCAAGGGTGACAGCATACAGTTTACAGCTGCTGCGAGCAAGATTTTTGGGGAAATGAACACTCCTCCTTTCTTAACGGCCGATGAAAATGTGACCCTTAATATTGGTGTTACCGATATTTTGGATGAATCCGAGATGCAAGACTTCATGACCAAGGTGCAGGAGAAGCAGCAAGCTAAAATGGCCGAAGAAGCCGAAGCACAGCTTGCCGAGGACATCAAGAAGATCCAAGATTACATGGCAGAAAACAATATCAATGCTACCAAAACTGAATCAGGATTATTCTATGTCATCGAAGAAGAAGGTAATGGAGAGACCGTGGAAGAAGGCAATACAGCTGTGGTAAATTATACCGGTTATGTCCTTGAAGATGAAACGATCTTTGACACCAGCCTAGAGCACATAGCCAAAGAAAACGACATTTTCAGTGAAGGAAGACCTTATGAGCCATTTGAAGTGATGGTGGGCAAAGGACGTGTGATCCCCGGATGGGACGAAGGACTTCAACTGCTAAAAGGCGGAAGTAAGGCCAAGTTATTGATTCCTTCTACTTTGGCTTACGGACCTCGTCAGGCTGGTGAAGTGATCAAGCCAAACTCTGTTTTAGTATTTGACGTAGAAATAGTAGAAGTGCAGAAATAATTGAATGAAAATCCTTAAGCAACTATTCATAACAGCCCTCATTGTGGGGCTGTTTGCTTCCTGTATCAAGGATCAGGAAAGCCCACAGGAGGTTTATCAAAAAGATCTCAAGAAGATTGAAGATTACCTGGCTACCACCGATTTCCAGGCCAAAAAAACGGAACAAGACCCAGACAGAGGGATAGTCATGCAATGGGACTCCCTTTCTTATTCAGGGATAAAATCGGAAGAAGGGGACACCCTACTTGTGAACTATACGGGAATGTTACTTGACGAAACGGTATTTGACACCAATATCGAGGCCGTTGCCAGAGAAAACGGAATGTATTCCTCAGAAAGGGACTATGTTCCATTAGAGGTTTACAGCAACAATTATATCCAAGGGTTTTTATATGCACTTTCCGAAATGGAAAAAGGCGATAGGGCCAGAGTCATCATGCCATCTATATGGGGCTATGGAAATGTAGACAAAGGAATAATCCCCCCCAATTCCGTGTTGATATTTGATCTCGAACTCAAGGATATCATCAAAAGCGAAGAAGACATAACGACCGAAGAGTGATATGAAAAAGTTAGTGATTGGCCTAATGGCTGCGATAGTAGGAATAGCCGCATTTTCATGTGAGCCGAACAATCCATATGATTTTGGTCCTCAGTATGATTTTGAAGGCAATATGGAAACCGATAGCCTCAAGATCGCCGCCTACTTGGATACAGCTCAGATCGACAGCCTTTACCGGATACATGACCCAAGTGGCACAGTGATCATCGTCCAAGAAGAAGGCAATGCTTCTAGGCCTAATTATGGCAATGTCATTTATACCAATTATGTCGGAAAATTGATGGAGGACGGGACGGTGTTCGATACCAATATTGAATCTGAAGCCATAGAAAATGATCTGCATGAAGAGGGTGATGAGTATGGTCCTTATGATTTTCAGTTAGTAGCACCTGGACAGCAATCCGAAGTTATTTTAGGCTGGCAATATGGGTTTAGCCATTTAAGAAGTGGCTCAAAAGCCGTGTTGGTTATTCCTTCACCACTTGCTTATCAGGATCAAGAAAAGGGACTAATTCCAGCCAACTCGATTTTAATCTATAATGTGGAATTCTTGGGGATGGATTAAACCCGGTTCTGAGAAAAGATATCATAACTAGAAACACCTCAGCTTTTGCTGAGGTGTTTTTTTCATGAGAGAAGAGTACTTCTTAGAGCTAAGAACCTCAATTCGATTATAAAACCGTTTCCGTAGAGTGGTCGGAAGGAAGCCAAAGGCGTGCTTGTCTGGAGCCAAACAAGGCTTAGGGGGAGATTTGAGGAGCGGAGGGTGTGCCTGGGCAGACAGGTTCGCGATGACGTAACATAACCGTCATCGCGAGGAGGAACGACGAAGCCATCTCTCCTCTAAAAACGAGATTGCTTCATTCCGCTATCGCTCCATTTGCAATGACCGTTTTAATACTAAAAATAAGTCGAGCTCAGGTTTTTAGGACGTCCTCTTTCAGGAGATAAAATTGACTTTCTGTATAACATTATTATTCTTCCAATATCCGCTTTACCCGTTCCTTCAGTATAGGAAGCACTTCCTCCCCAAACCACGGGTTTTTGGCCTGCCAGATATTGTTTCGGGGTGAGGGATGAGGCAGTGGCAAATATTCAGGGAGGTACTCGTGGAAATTTTTTACCGTCTCGGTCAGTGTTTTTCGTGAACGGTTTTCCAAATAATATGCTTGTGCATAACTCCCTACCAACATGGTCAGCCTTACTTCCTCCATCATCTCCATTAGCCGACGGTGCCACAGTGGTGCGCATTCTGGCCGCGGGGGAAGATCGCCTGATTTACCTCTTCCCGGATAGCAAAACCCCATAGGCACCAAGGCGATTTTATTAGGATCATAAAAGATAGCCCTGTCTACATCCATCCATTTGCGAAGGTTGTCGCCACTTTTGTCATTCCAAGGAATGCTAGATTCATGGACGATTTTGCCCGGTGCCTGGCCGATGATGACAATCTTGCTTTGTGGGCTCCCTGTAACGATGGGATTAGCCCCCAAAGGCAGAGATTCCTTACATAGATCACAGGACCTTATCTCTTTTAGTAATTGCTGCATGGGCATTATTCATTTGCCTTACAAGGTACCTAGCTCATTTAATATTTTAAACCCGGACTCCAAGACATTGAAAAAAAGTGACGTAAAACCGCTAACTTATCCCCCCCATATTCGATGAATAAAAAGCCTGATGAAGATAAATCGAACTAACGCTATCACGCAAAAATACTGATGCTTTCCTCTTCAAAATAGGTTTCGACTATCTCTTCCTGAGAAGGAAATGCCTGATAGCCGACCAAATTCTGGAACATCATCCGAAGACTCTTACCGAATGTTCTCTCTGCGGCTCGGTAATTATTTCCTTTTTTAGCCTGGGGCACACCGGGTATTAATTGCTTGGCATTGGAAATTTTCTCTAGGTACTGGTCCAGTGTTTTGGCAAGTAGTTCGGAAGTCTTGATGTCGATGGATGTTTCATCATCGCCTGGCAAAAGGGCAGGAAAAACCCTTGCTATGATATTGCCAGTATCCACTCCTGGGCTAATATGATGAATGGTACCTCCTATATTTCGGTAATCTCGATTGTGCATGGCCCAAAAAAGGGTATCGTTTCCCCTGTATTCGGGCGCTATCCCGTAGTGAATATTAATTGCAGCCAAGCGGGGTATTCGTAATATCTCATTGCTGAGCAAGGGTGCTCGACAAGTAATCAACAAGTCTGGTGACAGGCGTCTGAGAAACTCCGCCCCTTCAGGAGAATTTAGCTCTTTGGCGTCGTAAGGAACACGATTAAGAATGCTTGGACTATCTTGACGATACTCTCCCAACCTACTTTTTAAGGCTTGATAACGAATCCTTCCCAATACCCGATTGGCCAAGCTATAAAATCCCCTTTTCTTTTTTGGTCTTACTCCCGTAAATTTTGGCTGTATGACCACAGCTCTTGGCTGGAATTTCAATATACTGTTCACAACAATCATTTCCCTAGCCTTGCATTCACTAATGATGACTATTTTCATATACTTGCTTTAGTAATAGTGTCACTCCTAAACCTCCTAATTTAGGTTTAGGGCAACTATGCGGTTTCATAAAATGAATTACAATATAAGTTAATTTTACAACTATTAAAAAGTATTTTAAATACATTAAACATCTCTTTATATATAAACATGTTTTAACTAAAAATGTTTCATTTCGTTGAAGTTAGATTCCAAAACAGCTTATTCACTTACCCCGGTTTCATTCTCGTTTAGTTAAGGGCATTTCCCCTTTTTGATTCACTTTAGCCTCGGAACATTGATTGTTCTGGAGGACCTTATCCTATTTATACTATATGCCTGATCCCCAGTAGATTTAACCCGGAATATGCATTAGCCTATCTGTTGCGACCTTAAACTGCTTCAAAATCAGCCGTTTCACTTTAGTTTTCGGCATTACCGTAGCGGTGCTACGCTAATGCCTCCAAACTAACTGATTTTCTTGCAATTTCAGCCCTCACTACGATCCCTAACGCATAATCCGGGGTTAATTTCTCACGGAACGCACAGAATGAAATAAGGCTTTTCTGAGATTTCATTGGTTTCTGTGAGAACCAGTTTGCTATCTCTGTGGTTACTGGTGTCATTGCGGCTACTGCCCTATATGTCTAATATGGTTGTCAAATAAGTTAGCTACTTTGCGTTACTTTCTCAACGTCTTAGAATCCGGGTTAAAACAATGATTAAGGAGGAACAGGAACTGTCATTTTGGCACGAAAAGGGAATTGGAACACCACTTGATAACAAGGAATTAGTTTAACAACAGCAAACAATTAAAAACATCAATAATTATGCAGGAGAAAGGTACCATCTCGATCCATACCGAGAATATTTTCCCGATCATCAAGAAGTTTCTTTATTCAGACAACGAGATTTTTCTGAGAGAATTGGTTTCCAATGCCGTGGATGCTACCCAAAAGGTCAAGCGTTTGGCTACATTGGGTCAGTACACTGGTGACTTGGGAGATTTGACCGTGGAGGTGAGTTTTGACAAGGAGAAAAAAACCATCACCATTACTGATAAGGGCCTTGGCATGACCGCTGAGGAGATCAAAAAGTACATCAATCAGATCGCTTTTTCAGGTGCTACTGAATTTGTGGAGAAATTCAAGGATGCCAAAGATGCCAATGAGATCATCGGTAAATTTGGTCTTGGATTTTACTCTGCCTTTATGGTGGCCCACCGAGTGGATATCCATTCCCTCTCGTATCAAGAAGGAGCCGAGCCTGCCAAATGGACATGTGATGGCAGTACTTCCTTCGAAATCTCCGAAGGTGACCGAACAGAGCGTGGAACCGAAATCGTCCTCCACATTAACGAGGACTCCGAGGAGTTTTTGGATAAGTATAAACTTCAGGAAATTCTGGACAAGTACTGTAAATTCCTGCCAGTCCCGATCAAGTTTGAGACCAAAACAGAAAGTATCGAAGATGGCAAGGATGATGAAGGAAATCCAACATACAAATCCGTAGAAGTAGACAATATCATCAATACCACTGAGCCGCTATGGACCAAGTCGCCCAGTGAGCTGAAGGATGAAGATTATCTGGCCTTCTACAAGGAGCTGTACCCGATGAGCGAAGATCCACTTTTCTGGATCCATCTGAACGTGGATTATCCATTTAACCTGACAGGAGTATTGTATTTCCCGAAGGTAAAAAACGAGTTTGAACTACAACGGAACAAAATCAAGCTATTCTCCAGACAGGTATTCATTACCGATGAGGTGAAGGACATCGTACCGGAATTCCTTATGTTGCTGCACGGTGTGATCGACTCTCCGGATATTCCCCTGAATGTATCACGAAGCTTCTTGCAAGCAGATGGTAATGTGAAAAAGATCAACAGCTATATCACCAAAAAAGTAGCCGACAAGCTAGGTGAGTTGTTCAAAAAAGACAGAAAGTCCTACGAAGACAAGTGGAATGACATTGGTCTATTCGTGAAGTACGGCATGGTAAGCGAGGATAAGTTTTATGACAAAGCCAAGGATTTTGCCTTGCTCAAAAATACCAAGGATGAATATTTCACCATCCCTGAATACCAGGAAAAGGTAAAAGCTGCACAGACCGACAAGGACGAACAGACCATCTTCTTGTACAGCACTGATCCTGAAAAACAAAATACCTTCATCGAGTCTGCCAATAAGAAGGAATATGATGTGCTTTCACTGGACTCTCCGATCGACAGCCATTTTATCAATAACTTAGAGCAGAAGCTAGAAAAAACTTCCCTGAAGCGTGTAGATGCCGATGTAGTGGATAAGCTCATCAAGAAAGAGGACAGCACAACCACTGTACTGACAGAAGAGCAAAGCAAGCAGGTAAAGGAAATCTTCGAAAAGGCCATTGCCAGCCAAAGCTACACAGTGGAAGTGGAAGGCCTCAGTCCAGAGGAACTCCCTGTGACGATCACCATGGAGGAGTTTATGCGTAGGATGAAGGACATGGCACAGACTGGTGGGGGCATGGGCTTCTATGGAGCGATGCCTGATAATTATAAAGTAGCCATCAACGGCAACCACAAGATCATCGACAAGATACTCAAAGCAGAAGGAGAGGACGAAAAGGGCCGACTTGCCAAGCAAGCATTTGACCTGGCCAAACTTTCCCAAGGGATGCTTTCAGGAAAGGACTTGACCGAGTTCGTAAAAAGAAGTGTGGAGATGATCTAAGTTATTTCTTCACGAATTGTATTGGCAAATCTCCAAGGGTGTTAAACTCTTGGAGATTTGTTGTTTATAGGGGAGGCGATATTTTACTACACTACAGTAAAAAGAACTTATATTTGGTTAAAATAAACTTTTTCGAAATAATAAATATTTTTATCAATAAAAAGACTTAATATAATTTTGATACCACTGAGTAAATTTTATATTTTTAGAGTCTGTCTCTACATGGTATTAAGCGTCAATAAGACAGTTTATTAGACTTTTCTATAGTAATTATCATTAACCCATTTATTATGACCAAGTTTTACAAGCGATGGTGCTTGATGACGATTTTGTTATTGAGTACAGGATTATCAGCGTTTGCCCAGCGAACGATTACAGGTAAGATTACGGATGACACAAAAGAAGGATTGCCGGGGGCCACTATCTTAGTGAAGGGCACTTCTAACGGCACCGTGACAGATCTTGACGGCACGTACTCCATCGATGTTCCTAGCAACGAGAGCGTCCTAGTATTTTCCTTTGTAGGATATGAATCCAAAGAGGAAAAGGTAGGCACGAGAAGTATTATCGATGTGAGGTTGGGAGCATCTTTAAGCAGTCTGGATGAAGTCGTGGTAACAGGCTACAGCTCCCAGTCAAAAAAAGACATTACCGGTGCGGTATCGTCGGTGGATTCGGAGGAGTTACAGAAAGTGCCAGCGACTACTTTTGCGCAGCAACTTCAAGGTCGCGCATCTGGTGTTAACATCGTCAACGATGCCACACCGGGCGGCAATGCTACGGTAAGGATTCGGGGCTTCGGTACCATCGGCAACAATGACCCGCTGTATGTCATCGATGGAGTA
Coding sequences within it:
- a CDS encoding FKBP-type peptidyl-prolyl cis-trans isomerase; amino-acid sequence: MKILKQLFITALIVGLFASCIKDQESPQEVYQKDLKKIEDYLATTDFQAKKTEQDPDRGIVMQWDSLSYSGIKSEEGDTLLVNYTGMLLDETVFDTNIEAVARENGMYSSERDYVPLEVYSNNYIQGFLYALSEMEKGDRARVIMPSIWGYGNVDKGIIPPNSVLIFDLELKDIIKSEEDITTEE
- a CDS encoding uracil-DNA glycosylase family protein — protein: MQQLLKEIRSCDLCKESLPLGANPIVTGSPQSKIVIIGQAPGKIVHESSIPWNDKSGDNLRKWMDVDRAIFYDPNKIALVPMGFCYPGRGKSGDLPPRPECAPLWHRRLMEMMEEVRLTMLVGSYAQAYYLENRSRKTLTETVKNFHEYLPEYLPLPHPSPRNNIWQAKNPWFGEEVLPILKERVKRILEE
- a CDS encoding nucleoside-diphosphate kinase yields the protein MASNRTFTMIKPDAFAEGNSGAILKMIEEAGFRVVALKATQLSAALAGKFYAVHKERPFYNDLCNYMSSGPIIAAILEKDNAVADFRTLIGATNPAEAADGTIRKLFAKSIEANAVHGSDSDENAEIEGSFFFSQLERIK
- the htpG gene encoding molecular chaperone HtpG, translated to MQEKGTISIHTENIFPIIKKFLYSDNEIFLRELVSNAVDATQKVKRLATLGQYTGDLGDLTVEVSFDKEKKTITITDKGLGMTAEEIKKYINQIAFSGATEFVEKFKDAKDANEIIGKFGLGFYSAFMVAHRVDIHSLSYQEGAEPAKWTCDGSTSFEISEGDRTERGTEIVLHINEDSEEFLDKYKLQEILDKYCKFLPVPIKFETKTESIEDGKDDEGNPTYKSVEVDNIINTTEPLWTKSPSELKDEDYLAFYKELYPMSEDPLFWIHLNVDYPFNLTGVLYFPKVKNEFELQRNKIKLFSRQVFITDEVKDIVPEFLMLLHGVIDSPDIPLNVSRSFLQADGNVKKINSYITKKVADKLGELFKKDRKSYEDKWNDIGLFVKYGMVSEDKFYDKAKDFALLKNTKDEYFTIPEYQEKVKAAQTDKDEQTIFLYSTDPEKQNTFIESANKKEYDVLSLDSPIDSHFINNLEQKLEKTSLKRVDADVVDKLIKKEDSTTTVLTEEQSKQVKEIFEKAIASQSYTVEVEGLSPEELPVTITMEEFMRRMKDMAQTGGGMGFYGAMPDNYKVAINGNHKIIDKILKAEGEDEKGRLAKQAFDLAKLSQGMLSGKDLTEFVKRSVEMI
- a CDS encoding FKBP-type peptidyl-prolyl cis-trans isomerase, translated to MKKLVIGLMAAIVGIAAFSCEPNNPYDFGPQYDFEGNMETDSLKIAAYLDTAQIDSLYRIHDPSGTVIIVQEEGNASRPNYGNVIYTNYVGKLMEDGTVFDTNIESEAIENDLHEEGDEYGPYDFQLVAPGQQSEVILGWQYGFSHLRSGSKAVLVIPSPLAYQDQEKGLIPANSILIYNVEFLGMD
- a CDS encoding FKBP-type peptidyl-prolyl cis-trans isomerase, which codes for MKNIKSLMLSAGMVAACLGVISCQKTKTTEDGTEYTYIEEGSEKPENGQFIIYEFTAKNSKDSIFISSIENGAPAYMMHNDSVKRYDTTKVRPGIDEIFSSIRKGDSIQFTAAASKIFGEMNTPPFLTADENVTLNIGVTDILDESEMQDFMTKVQEKQQAKMAEEAEAQLAEDIKKIQDYMAENNINATKTESGLFYVIEEEGNGETVEEGNTAVVNYTGYVLEDETIFDTSLEHIAKENDIFSEGRPYEPFEVMVGKGRVIPGWDEGLQLLKGGSKAKLLIPSTLAYGPRQAGEVIKPNSVLVFDVEIVEVQK
- a CDS encoding formyltransferase family protein, whose protein sequence is MKIVIISECKAREMIVVNSILKFQPRAVVIQPKFTGVRPKKKRGFYSLANRVLGRIRYQALKSRLGEYRQDSPSILNRVPYDAKELNSPEGAEFLRRLSPDLLITCRAPLLSNEILRIPRLAAINIHYGIAPEYRGNDTLFWAMHNRDYRNIGGTIHHISPGVDTGNIIARVFPALLPGDDETSIDIKTSELLAKTLDQYLEKISNAKQLIPGVPQAKKGNNYRAAERTFGKSLRMMFQNLVGYQAFPSQEEIVETYFEEESISIFA
- a CDS encoding DHH family phosphoesterase, with amino-acid sequence MLDLESFQKLLSSPKKIVITTHHKPDADALGSSLGMSNYLKKKGHDVTVITPSDYPSFLYWMKGNDDVVNFEREGCQKEAIELINAAEIIMCLDFSCLSRINELGKLVKEADATKVNIDHHQDPEDFADFRYWSTDAAATCELVYDLIVKMDEKDLIDSDIADCLYSGIMTDTGGFKHPNTTKHVHMVTAELIGLGADNSKISRLIYDTNSVNRLKFIGFALSRRLVIHTDLHTAYFWISKRDLKKYDSRTGDTEGLVNYALSLDGIKIAAMFTERKDGVKISFRSIENVAVNKFAAKYFEGGGHRNAAGGKSMDSLKDTIERFEKLIKENQERLLNQLELVNETDKV